A part of Arachis hypogaea cultivar Tifrunner chromosome 12, arahy.Tifrunner.gnm2.J5K5, whole genome shotgun sequence genomic DNA contains:
- the LOC112727935 gene encoding protein OCTOPUS — MNPTALSSHQPPPPPPPLQQQQQQPQPLRTCPRHPQEKFTGFCPECLCERLAELNPNNTNSNTPLPRKPPTSSTAAAALRAIFRPSSTASAKDNTTSSRPPTSSFLPELRRTKSFSASKNEALSGAFEPQRRSCDVRARNSTLWNLFTQEAEKKSQQNKEASEAEATNQVSVVETKEEEEEEEEEVKEVELVVEEEENLERNDVVEEEDDEIRALEEPNVNVIEEGVGEIVVEEEEQELKAMKDHIDLDSSNSQPKKDSKIAGSLWSAASVFSKKLQKWRQKQKMKKRRNGVVDGGSGDCGPAALPVEKPIGRQFRDTQSEIADYGFGRRSCDTDPRFSLDAGRMSLDAGRMSFDDPRYSFDEPRASWDGYLLGRTAFPRAMPTMLSVVEDSPAAVIPPVHPLRTDTQIPVEEPLNSVNGDDTVPGGTAQTREYYSDSSSRRRKSFERSNSMRRSSVSSLVGEMDELKCGSIANNSNPNVNGNAKVTPAGVDYVNGPKLAFLDRDLSSNSARDDCCSESFDIGFADTASVVGNGDRKEQKKSRRWGKGWSIWGLIHRKGGNGGGNKDDDDDRYSRANGVERSYSESWQDLRGVQNGDPRSAFSGRIFRSNSSVSWRNAQSIGGGSFGSVRRNGVVQGNGNGKKGKDEFVLERNRSARYSPNHADNNGLLRFYLTPMRGSRRNGSVKSRSSQAHSIARSVLRLY; from the coding sequence ATGAATCCCACAGCACTATCATCACACCaaccaccaccgccaccaccgccattgcagcagcagcaacaacaaccacaacctcTTCGCACCTGCCCCCGCCACCCTCAAGAAAAATTCACGGGCTTCTGCCCTGAATGCCTCTGTGAACGCCTCGCCGAACTCAACCCAAACAACACCAACTCCAACACTCCTCTCCCCCGCAAGCCACCTACTTCCTCCACCGCTGCCGCCGCACTTAGAGCAATCTTCCGTCCTTCCTCCACTGCCTCCGCAAAAGACAACACCACCAGCAGCAGGCCGCCTACCTCTTCTTTCTTGCCGGAGCTCCGTCGAACGAAATCGTTTTCGGCTTCCAAGAACGAAGCCTTATCCGGCGCGTTCGAGCCGCAGAGAAGATCCTGCGACGTTAGGGCTCGAAATAGCACACTCTGGAATCTCTTCACGCAAGAGGCGGAGAAGAAATCACAGCAGAACAAGGAAGCTTCAGAAGCTGAAGCAACAAATCAGGTATCAGTAGTTGAaacaaaggaagaagaagaagaagaggaggaggaggtaaAAGAAGTTGAACtagtagttgaagaagaagaaaatctcgAGCGAAACGACGTGGTTGAGGAAGAAGACGACGAAATTAGGGCTCTTGAGGAACCCAATGTGAATGTGATTGAAGAAGGAGTTGGGGAAAttgttgttgaagaagaagagcaagagTTGAAGGCAATGAAGGACCACATAGATCTCGATTCTTCCAATTCACAGCCAAAGAAGGATTCCAAGATCGCCGGTAGTCTCTGGTCAGCGGCTTCGGTGTTCAGCAAGAAGCTGCAGAAATGGAGGCAGAAACAGAAGATGAAGAAGCGTCGAAACGGCGTCGTTGACGGCGGTTCCGGCGACTGTGGACCCGCCGCACTTCCGGTGGAGAAGCCAATCGGACGGCAGTTCAGGGACACACAATCGGAGATCGCTGACTACGGCTTCGGCCGACGGTCCTGCGATACCGATCCAAGATTCTCCCTGGATGCGGGCCGGATGTCGTTAGACGCCGGCCGGATGTCATTCGACGATCCAAGGTACTCGTTCGACGAGCCGCGGGCTTCGTGGGATGGGTACCTTCTCGGAAGGACGGCCTTTCCGAGGGCAATGCCGACCATGCTGTCGGTGGTGGAGGATTCACCGGCGGCCGTAATTCCACCGGTGCATCCTCTGAGGACTGATACTCAAATTCCTGTTGAGGAACCGTTGAATTCGGTTAATGGGGATGATACTGTTCCCGGTGGAACTGCACAGACCAGAGAGTATTACTCTGATTCATCCTCTAGGAGGAGGAAGAGCTTTGAGAGGTCCAATTCGATGAGAAGATCATCGGTTTCTTCGCTTGTTGGGGAAATGGATGAGCTGAAATGTGGCAGCATTGCcaataattctaatcctaatgtcAATGGAAATGCTAAGGTCACCCCTGCTggtgttgattatgtcaatggccccAAATTGGCCTTCCTTGATAGGGATTTGAGCTCGAATTCGGCGAGGGATGATTGCTGTTCTGAGAGCTTTGATATTGGATTTGCGGATACTGCTTCTGTTGTAGGGAACGGCGACCGGAAGGAGCAGAAAAAGTCGCGCCGGTGGGGTAAAGGGTGGAGCATTTGGGGTCTTATTCACCGGAAAGGTGGTAATGGTGGTGGGAacaaggatgatgatgatgataggtATAGTAGGGCTAATGGGGTGGAGCGATCGTACTCAGAATCATGGCAGGACCTAAGAGGGGTTCAGAATGGAGATCCAAGAAGTGCCTTCAGTGGCAGGATATTTAGGAGCAATAGCAGTGTGAGTTGGAGGAATGCACAAAGCATAGGTGGTGGATCGTTTGGCTCTGTGAGAAGGAATGGTGTTGTTCAAGgtaatggtaatggaaagaagGGTAAAGATGAATTTGTGTTGGAAAGGAATAGAAGTGCAAGGTATTCTCCTAACCATGCTGACAACAATGGCCTTTTGAGGTTCTACTTGACCCCCATGAGAGGTAGCAGAAGAAATGGGTCTGTGAAAAGTAGATCAAGCCAGGCACATTCAATTGCTAGAAGCGTTCTTCGATTGTATTGA